In Musa acuminata AAA Group cultivar baxijiao chromosome BXJ3-9, Cavendish_Baxijiao_AAA, whole genome shotgun sequence, a single genomic region encodes these proteins:
- the LOC135649263 gene encoding protein rough sheath 2 homolog: protein MKERQRWRSEEDAILCAYVTQYGPREWHLVSQRMNAPLHRDAKSCLERWKNYLKPGIKKGSLTEEEQRVVIGLQAKYGNKWKRIAAEVPGRTAKRLGKWWEVFKEKQQRRQRESSSRSAVCSIEPSKYDQILENFAEKLVKDHHHISPLLMATPLLPPWLSNNNGAHRPASPSVALTLSPSTMPPAPARWPPTERAADNSLGSSRLHHGMAPGFTAVDGRMVSDLVECCKEIEEGHRAWMSHKKEAAWRLQRVELQLDAEKAHKRREKMEETEAKIRALREEQQAALDRIEAEYREQILGLRRDAEAKEQKLAEQWASKHMRLSKFLEQCGCRQWPSGEMNGR from the coding sequence ATgaaggagaggcagcggtggagaTCTGAAGAGGACGCCATCTTGTGTGCATACGTGACGCAGTATGGGCCGCGGGAGTGGCACCTGGTGTCCCAGCGCATGAATGCGCCGCTGCACAGGGATGCCAAGTCTTGCTTGGAGAGGTGGAAGAACTACCTCAAGCCCGGGATCAAGAAGGGGTCGCTCACCGAGGAGGAGCAGCGCGTTGTGATCGGGCTCCAGGCCAAGTACGGCAACAAGTGGAAAAGGATCGCCGCCGAGGTCCCAGGTCGCACGGCCAAACGGCTCGGCAAGTGGTGGGAGGTCTTCAAGGAGAAGCAGCAGAGGCGACAACGAGAAAGCAGCAGCAGGTCGGCGGTGTGCTCCATTGAGCCCAGCAAGTACGACCAGATTCTTGAGAACTTTGCCGAGAAGCTGGTCAAAGATCACCACCACATCTCCCCGTTGCTGATGGCCACGCCACTACTTCCTCCATGGCTTTCGAACAACAACGGTGCCCATAGACCGGCATCTCCATCGGTTGCCCTCACTCTCTCGCCTTCCACCATGCCCCCCGCTCCTGCACGTTGGCCTCCGACCGAGCGAGCAGCCGACAACAGCTTGGGCTCGTCACGCTTGCATCATGGCATGGCACCTGGCTTCACCGCGGTGGATGGCCGCATGGTCTCCGACCTCGTCGAGTGCTGCAAAGAGATAGAAGAAGGGCATCGAGCGTGGATGTCACACAAGAAAGAAGCGGCCTGGAGGCTGCAGAGGGTCGAGCTGCAGCTGGATGCGGAGAAGGCCCACAAGCGGAGGGAGAAGATGGAGGAGACGGAGGCCAAGATTCGCGCTCTGAGGGAGGAGCAGCAGGCCGCGCTTGATCGAATCGAAGCAGAGTACAGGGAGCAGATATTGGGACTGAGGAGGGATGCTGAAGCAAAGGAGCAGAAGCTTGCAGAGCAGTGGGCTTCAAAGCATATGCGCTTGAGCAAGTTTCTTGAGCAGTGTGGATGTCGGCAATGGCCATCGGGTGAGATGAACGGGCGGTGA